Genomic window (Amaranthus tricolor cultivar Red isolate AtriRed21 chromosome 7, ASM2621246v1, whole genome shotgun sequence):
aaaaatagtttcttcatTTGAAGAatcctcatgtatgaattttggattaactgtgaaattcattaatctaaaataaacacagaaaacaattgcaaaatttctagcaaactctttaaatttattatttaaaatttgaatatctaaaattaatgaagataaaattaatactagtatattatataatttaaagagtGCATAATTGTAACAAAAATTACTATTGGTCAATGATTGGGATAATATATTTGTAATCTAAGGTTAATGGACCAAACAAATTTGAACTATTATTTTTTCATGgactaataaattttatttatactataatgtcattactatttatatttaataattgcacattcatcctttttagtgtgtgtttatatttttactatcttaattttaatagtgttttttttaGACTTAGAAGACAAACAAATGGAGTTAAAAACACttagttttcttttttcaaaagGGGTAATTATAGAGACTTTTAACtctatttgttaaatataatttttgctatgattcaagttcattttagtctatttgattttaaaattgtcatagtttaattagtttttatgtaataaataatttgctagtaTATCGACAATTTAACCCTCTTAATTCAAAATCCTGACTTCGCCCCTGCGTCTGCCTGTTACAACATGTTTTATATGACATACTTCCATGCACATTTTATGAACTGAGACTAAAAGAATTAGCAACATTGTAGAAATCTTCTTTCACTTCTTGCCATGCCGATTCTGGGGCTTGGGCATTGAGTGTGTATAGTCTTCCATTTTGGGCACAACATACCGTCAAATTATGGCGCTGAAATGTGGGGCTATCAACCTTGAATTCCAGctcataataataaatatttttcgaGGAATCCATTCTGAGGTTCGATCTCAGCAACGTAGCCTTCACATCTGGGCGTCGATTGGGGGCTGTAATAGTCCTAATAACAGCTTCTCCTACCTCTTTTGGTCCACCAAATGCTTCAATCCTGTGAACGACAATTACATGAACCAAAGATTGGAGCTTGCTGTAATGAGTGGTAAATTGCTTTGAGATCtaatattatattgtttttgattcattAAACTACTAGATAGTGCCCGTGCGATGCACgactttattaaaatttctgacatatttgtataaactaagattttataatcatttaataaataaaattgaaaagattttattaatgattgaaaaaaaagaaataaaatatatggttttctaatacattaaataatataagtatataacttaaaaagtaaaaaaattaatcaatatgaataatattatagtcataattaCAAAGTAGTAAagtcaaaaatataaacattagtCACAATAACATTGAAATCATTATTGAGTTTTGGagaaaaattttttgttaaggTTGTGACACTTAAgtaattttataaaatgattGATGTCATCcgcattttattttaataatagttatagattatagataaaTTTTGGATTCACCACTTATGTTGTAGTGTGTAAATGTTGATTGTCAAGGTGGTGGTTTCTGGGACAGACAAAATTTTCTGATGCTAAAAGTTGTGTAACTTTATTCTAAATGTATTTACCTCTTCCATTGATCCTGAGGGACTTGCAGTTTTAAAGGCTTTTGGTTGAACCTATGATTACCAAGTTATAACAAGTAGAAAAAGTTGTTGATGATACAACTAAAAAATAAGCTCATTGCAAATGGGGATAGAATTTGTGTGAAGAGGGGGGATtctagttaatgtatttaaggCCTTCTAGGCTGAACCATTTTTCCCGAAACAACATTCAGTTTAGTACGGGGACATGAACGGGAATGGGGAATGCTACCTAAATTGACTCTGAAATAATTGGGTACGAGATACATTGTgcataaaaatatattcaataacaaaagaaaatcaaattgagttttttgctttaaaaattGTGTAAgtgtttcttttttaatttttgttttaggttTTATTTCTTGAATTCCTCCCTTCTTTCTTCTTTGATCTTTAAATGGAGGCCAGAATGCCTTTGAAAAAGGATTGCTAATCAGGATGACACCTTGAACGATTTAGGTAGCGTTTCATGGCGGTTTTAAACGGACGTTCTGGGTTGCGGAACTTGGATATGTCCCACATTCCATTTTTTTATGGGTTGAACCTTTCATCTACGTAACTTGGTCTCCTCAAAAGTGTTGATTCAGATGCAATGTCTAACTTTTCCTAGGGCTAGCTTATCAACCCACTTTCAGCAAAATGACAATTAACACAGTTACAGCTGAATAAACAACTTGTCTCTTGAAAGatagtctctttgagagacgtatctcaaatcCAACCTATTAAAAgttaatgtctatttaccgtattcttaatgcctacatatattatccttaatgcttaattaccctattcttaatgtctactttcaataatttaaatgattacTCATATTGTTCTTAATGCCTACATATAATATTTTACAAATTATATAATGGGCCGGTCTAATTAAAGACAGTCTTTGTGCTGAATAAATGGATCAAGATATCCTAGATGGTAAGGACATCTGAATATCTGTGCATATACACGCTGACTTTCCCCCCTCCAAAGTCATAACTAGTACCTAATGCCGTTATTGACGGTGTTCTTTCAGAATGTTTTTGGTACTGAgtattttgttcttcatttatccttttaTATGCTTAAGCCTCCAAGAAATGGAGAGTTGATACTACTAGACATGTGCGTCGAACTTAATTACCTGAAATCCTTAGAAACTGGTGAAACAATCACACTGATGTTTAGCTCACCAGTCGAGCCTGGTGGACCAAAGGCTATGACTGGTTCATTCACATTCCTCTTCCGCCTCTTACCAGAGTTTAGAGGAAGGGGATCCAGTGATCTTTCCTGTTCTGCCCGTTCTGCTGCTCGATACACTAATGTCTGGTCGGCAACCCATATGGCCGGATATATGAACTCTGTTGATATCCACAAAAAATTTCAGCATCTTCATCGGTCActgctagaggtgttcaacgggtcGTGTAAAAAATTTAGGGGATGGGTAGGGGCAGGTTATGTCAAACGTTAAATAGGGCGGATCGGGTCAAAGTCCATTTAAATTCGACCCACTTCGACCCGATTTTTCAAAGTTcataaaatactccctcctattcaccttaagagtctcatttgacttttcacggattttaaggagagtcaaaagtgagactctaagggtaggaaagagagtgatattatgagtttttaatgtaagggaggaaaattagtatgggtaatggagggtataattgaaaatagaataaagctactaagggcataaaagtcaaaaactcataccaaaaatagaaacgacacaattaaggtgacttgaccataaaatgAGATGAGACACGTAAactgaatagaagggagtattttttctTTATGGCCCAttatatcatttaaaaatataaaaaaaaaatagtaaattttttttgcaattaattcttataattatcacACCCTTTACACCATACCCGTATTAACTTGACCTGCCAATGACCCGTTAAAAATGCAATCCGACCCTTGACCTGTTGGATCGACCcggcccgttgaacacctctgCTCACTAGCAATATAAATTCATCTTCTATCAAATTAAGATACTATTCGATTCTGTGCTTCTATTTACTTTCAAATAACATATATAAAGCTGTAGTGGAAGATTTGCTAACCAAATCCTTCATTTGGTTGAATGCAGCGACTATATCCTCCAATTGGATAAAGCACATCCAGCTTGAGATTTCGCCCGGTTTCCGGTGAAAGTCCAAGGAGGAAGCTTGTGATTCCAGTGAAATTAGCTCCAATTGCTACTAACGAGGCTGACCCAATACCTAGTAAAAGCCGACGTTGGAACGGTAATGCGAGTGGTGCAAATTGTTCGGCAGGTGATCTTCCAAACTGGGTGTCATTGCCTTTCCTGTCTCCAGAAGATTGTGTAAGATATAATCTATGAAGTTTAGAAGATGAAGTAAAGCAGTGGTAGGAGGCTGGATGGAATAGCACAGATTGTGATCTAAATGTTGACAATTGAATAAATGAAACCTGTATTTTCTGATTTATGAAGCGTAAACCAAGTTCCATTTTCACTAGCTATTgccttgtaagttgtaacagaATAGATAAGCTTATCTAATATTATTGGCTATcatttgttgtagttttaggTTTGACTGTTTGGATCTCGAGAGGGGGAGATTTCCCCTCTTGGTTTTAGGCAAGGGATATTAAGGATTTGTGTACTTATGATCTATTAGGTATACCATATACCGTATATAGATTTAGAACAAATGCTAAAATATTTCATCCTATTTGGCCTAAGCGTCTCAATTGACTAGGAataattgggaatatattatttttatcattactaTTTCGAATTGtgcttgtattgagacgaatcaaataacaTTTAATAGACTATGTTAAAACTAATAGATTATGGATAAGATACAATTTAAGGGGTCGCTTGTATTTAGAGTAAACATTTAAGGGGATacaaaaagtcaaactaatgtaACAAGGTAATTAAAGATGTAaattaagttattaaaataattatgataAGGTAGAatgaaagtaaattaaaaaagatgaataaaaaagaggTTAATTTCCTTCATTTGTAGGTAAAGAACTCCCCCACCATCTCCTAGGGTAAATTTGTACCCTAAAATAAGGGAACTAATTGttataatctttattttttagaGAAAATTACTTAAAACTACCTTTTTTATACACtactttgcaaaaaactaccttttataattttttttgcaaaaaactaccttttataatagtttttttttgcgAAAGACTACCACTTAACGTTTTTTAAGGGATTGACCGTTTATTTAAacggttgaccatcacgtgacttgcacgtgatATTTTGAGGCTTATAAACCCTTCTTCTTCACTGAtttcttcaaaccctaagtcttCGAAAACCCAAactccttcttcttcatcttcgttTCTCCCTTCTTTCTTTCTCCTTGATTTGGAATAATTAATTCAGTGAAGCAAGccaattttttttggaattaatttggaatgtcttcttcttcttctagcGAAAATTCAAGATCTGAGAATTGTCGttgtggagttccctttgcaagaAGGGTTTcttggaccaaggaaaatcccggaagaaggtttaagagttgcgttttttatgatcctgatacaaattggaggggatgcaaaaagtttGAATGGGTTGATCAACCTGAAATGgctgtttggcaaagagaagtgACGAACAAGCTTTTGGAGGAGAAGCGACAATTGGCAATGGAAATCAAGATCTTGACTTCaagggtttgttgcttggaacatgaaaaggaactaGCAATTTCAGATATATcaaggattaagaagaaatcGATGAATCAGTGTGCAAGCTTTGCGTTAGggtttttcgtttgttttttgtTAGTGTTTGTTGTACTTATCAAgattagtatttgaattttaggaCCTTAATCACAACAATTGTAACAATGTTCTAGgaattttatttgtaacatgAGAATGTTGAATCAATGAATCAAGGATTTATCTTTTCCACTACTTTTCTTTGCAGGTACTGTGTCTGATTTGTTTGGTGTGTATGAGCTGGTATGTTAGCTGTTAATGGTTTGTCTGCTGTGTATCATGATGGTTGtgttgttcatgaatttgtGGCTCTTGTTTTGGTGGTATGTTTGCTGGTATTGTGTTCAAGATTGATGATCATTTGCTTTGGTTTGGTGGTATGTTAGCTGGTATCTTGAATACTGATGCACACAGCAATTGATGCATTATATGAGCTGGTATGTTAGCtggtattttgtttttgtttggatTTGCAGGTTTTGATGCACATAGCAATTGCTGCACATTGTTGATGCACATACAGCAATTCATGCACAATATTGATGCACATACAGCAATTGATGCACATTATTGATGCACATTATTCATGCACAATATTGATGCACTAAAACATTGAACATTGAATTGATTTGCTGCACTTAAACACTTGAATTGCTGCACTAAAACACTAAAACACTTGTTGGATGTGTTGCTTGGAATTTGTTCATCTTGTTTTGGTGGTATGTTTGCTGGTATGTTGTTCAAGACAATGCAACTTGCTGCATTGATTCTTGATTCATTGTCATTACTTGAACACTGATGTATGAAATCAGTTCAGTCTTGAATGTATGAACACTGATACTTGAACATGCATCCattttgttcaatattcataCATCTTGAGTTCAGCAGTTAATTCATACAATATTCATACATATTGAACATGCATCCATTGAACATTAATTCATACAATATTGAACAAAGGGAAAAGACTACCAATATTCAGCAGTTAATTACAAAGGGAAAAAGGAAACAACAAAACCCATTCAACTCAGAAACTAAGAAATACAAAGGATCATTACTCAAAAATCTAATTCACGATAGTACATTCTTGAGTTCATTTGATACACTAATACGTTTCTTACATTAAGTAGACAAATTACATTCAACACATACTTTTGGAACTCTATACTTGACTTTGTTCATCCATTACATATGTAGTACTTGCATTTGTTGCACTTGTCATAAGTTGATCGCTACTGGAGACATGCATGTCACTTGGTGTGGACAATTGAGTACAAGATGCTCCCGTTTTAGGCCGTCCACCTTTTGACCTCATCTTTGTTGACTGTGGTTTGGTTGGATTCTTGCATCTGTTTTTGTAGTGACCTAACTCAccacaattaccacatctccgtTGCTTATATTCTCGAACAGTAGTTGCAGGCTTCTTACCTCCTTTAACTTCATCagtttcctttttccttttccttaatTTAGGCCTTCCAGGCATATTTCGAAACGGTGGAGGAAGAGGTTGGGCTAATGTAGTTGTCGGCCACATTTTGCGTCCAGGCATTCCATAAAACTTAGGACCATACGTCTTGGCATACGTTTCTACAAGATACGCCTCATGGACAAATTCACTAGCATCTAATTTTCTAATAAGAATACAAGCCATGGCATGTTTGCAAGGGATCCCAATAAGATTCCAACTTCCACAAAGGCATGTCTTGTTGGTCAAGTTTACAACGTAacttttttcatcatcatccacctcaaactcagACACATCTACTGGGATTACCCTCAAACCATatatttcttttgaatttttttcaatcattttggtgACAGCTGGCATCAACACACCTTTAAATTTAGCCAACCCTTCTCGTTTGGCTGCACTCCTTTGCATCACATATCTCCTAATCCATTCCATAAGAGAAATAATTGGCTTCCCTCTAGCTTCTAATAAGACGTTGTTGAATGACTCACAAATATTATTCAACAACATGCCAGACTTACTCCTACTACAAAAGGCATGCCTAGACCAATGTTTTGCGGGAATAGCAGATAAATATGCATGTGCCTCaacagaaatattctttattgcAATCATTTCCTTATCAAAATGAAACTGTGCACGAAGATTTTACACAAATTAGTACAACATAACAGTCAAATATGGTATTCTACACATGATTCCGCACCTTGTTGTAAGATCTTGCTGCTCTccaaaagtgttgtttgtacAACTCTCCGGGAAACTTGACCTTGAAATTAGCCCAAATATGCCTACAACAAAACCTAATTTCAGCTTCAGGAACTACTGAATTCAAAGCTTCAATCAAACCCTGCAATGCCCATGAAGGTACAACATTAGTATTAGGTTTATTACATTAGTCACATATGAAACAAGGCTTGTGTTAACATAACGTTCataccttttgcctatcgctcatGAAGGTAAAATCTTCACATCCAGCTCGTGCACAACTACTCGATGGACTAACCGACTTCAGGTCTTCTACGAGGAGATTTAGAAACCAAGTCCAGGTTTCTACATTTTCGGTTTCTACCACAGCCCATGCAACAGGGAAGATGTTATTGTTCCCATCCTTACCTACAGCAGTAAGTAAAACCCCAGGGAATTCTCCCTTCAAATGTGCCCCATCCACACCTATAATAGGCCTACATCCAGCAACAAAACCCTCTTTACATGCTGGcaaacatatatacatcctttgaAACAAGGGTGGAGGTGTttctattccaatgcatttcACGATTGCAGTGCTTCCTGGGTTAAACCTCCTTATCGCTTCAGCATAATCCCACACCCTACTGtactcttcactagcatcaccaACGATCATTTTCTTAgcaattcttttagccatgtaacacttagaatacttcacttcacaacctaTCTCTCTATTAACCCGTTTCATAAATGCCCTTAAATCCCAATTTGGATTTTCCCTCCAATCCtctatgtatttctcagctaaatacaaCGCAGTGACTTTGTTATTAATGTGTTGGTGACCACAAGTGTGCTCGGGAAtataactccttatttgaaatgtctcctcatctttcaacttcttagcatgaaccttaaaataagaCCTCTTATCCTTCCCACAAACACAATTTACAATTCTAGCTTTCGATTTCAGACAATCAcatctattgtagcaatacacGGTTATCCTACTACTACCATTATGcaagtaataataattgtaaccacattcaacAGCATGGTACCTTAATGCTTTTCTAAACACATATATCGAAGGAAACTTAAGACCTAACGACAAATTGATCTTACCCTTAAAATCAACCTCGGGATTAAATGTGGCACAGCTTACTATACCTTCCTCATCCACATTCAAAGCACCCAAATCATCATCGgactccagttcatcatcattaacgTATATGTCTCTgttgttttcttcatcaatttcctTATCTACTATCAACCTAATTTCATTCTCACCAATAAAAACATCATCGAGACCATATactacattttctgcaaacaaatcagaatcattcgcatattcatcctcatcactaccattgtaatcatcatcactgTTATCCTCAACCTCAATATCAGAAATTTGTTGCTCTATTTGGGCTATCTCATTTGGTGTAAGGTTTAGGGCAGAAAGAGAAGCTAAGGTAGTTGTTTCAGATCTAGGGTTAGCACTTACACATTCTTTATAACCCGTATATGTGTTTGGTGGTCCCATTTCCCCAACAACAGCATCTACATTTGGTGTTTCCAACTCATACACTAACTCATGTGCCACATCAGATGTATCGACCTCCAACTCAGCTACCCTAACATTACCCAAATCATTTGCCAACTCAGAATCCATCTTTTTCGAAGTAGTTGgttttttccagattttcaatttcttcatgttatggatttatctaatttaaagAACCCTAATCAATTATTCATagacaacaacaatcaatttacaaattaaacaataatttacacgaaattcaacattaaaaaacgCAGTGACCAAAACGCAAATTTGAAGAAGGATTTCAATtttatcgaaaaaaaaaaactgaaatatATAACCATTAATGAAGAAGACATACCTTTAAATGATGAAATCTTCAAGAGGAAAATGGAGCAAGGAAATGAGAAGGGAATAGAAGAACTTAGATAGAAGAATTGAAGAGCAGAGAAGGTGAAATTCGCACTGTTCTTTGTGTTTTGGAATGAAATGGCAGCAATGAAGATGGTTTAACAAGCTTAGAAcatcacgtgcaagtcacgtgatggtcaaccgtTTCAATAAACGGTCAAACCCTTAAAAAACGTTAAGTGGTAGTCTTTCgcaaaaaaaagtattataaaaggtagttttttgcaaaaaaatttataaaaggtagttttttgcaaagtagtgtatagaaaaggtagttttaagtaattttctctattttttattatcttcTAATTAACTCTTTCACCTCTCAAACAATCAAATTCTTTTAATTATCTAACTAACTAACTTTGTTTTcctagtttgatttttatttaccccttaaatatttactcccAATCCAAGCGACCCctaagagtgattgatgaataatattaaaagtcaaataagacACTTTTGTTGAATAGGAGGCaagtatattgtaatttttgttcttAGCGTAGTTCCAATTTTCAGTCAGGGAGAGCCAAGCACCTAATAATAGCATccataaaaatattatgaaaagcAATTTTTCGATGCTAAAGTAAGACACGAGAATGTTATTGTGAGACTGTCTCACTTGTGAGACGCGGCTAATTGGGCCAGGCcagttgtatatatttttttatcaattttacaaattaaaatgtcaatttcacgaattaaaagaccaatttaaagacttaaaagaccaatttcaaggatttgaaattgacattttaagttatgaattttgacagttttaagacttaaaagatcaatttcaatacataaaaaattaattttaagacttaaaagatcaaTTACAGGACATTAAATtctcatttcaactttaaaataggATAACTCAAACATTAAAATagatattaaaaactttgaaattgaccttttaagtctAAATTATTGGGCCCGCCCAGTTGCATATGTAAGACCGTCTCACAGGAGAGTAACTGAAATGTTATTGCTATGAATTAGAGACTAGATCATCATTATTACCACACTCCATGGTTATCAGAATCCCGATCCTAATTTACGATTCTACTATCCGAAACTAGGACACCGATTCGGAACGTAGGTAAGATTTTAATGTTGCTACAATCGTACAATCCTACTTAGCTCCATAATTtaggtggtaggatcataacacgattttacgatcctacgatcctaTGATCTGATCCTACAAGAGTAGTTTCAAATTTCAATGGTAAAAGAAATTTCACAAATTCAGattttacttattatatttaagtATATATCTAAATAATGATACAATAGgactaaaattcaaattttttcttgattcgcattttaaaaatcattattaaaaatattcttttttgaaaactTAATAGTTGAattcaaataagtttttatttactccttaaaacttaaaaaaagaacaaatacaattaataattaattatctaaagcatattaatgcatatttgtaggatactaggatcacacgatcctaTGATCTGATTCTACCGATTTTGATTCCACCCCTTCAACGTTGTAAGGTATCTAAGGATACCTCACCTCAAAACaagtttcttattattaatgaaTTAAC
Coding sequences:
- the LOC130818024 gene encoding psbP domain-containing protein 7, chloroplastic, giving the protein MELGLRFINQKIQVSFIQLSTFRSQSVLFHPASYHCFTSSSKLHRLYLTQSSGDRKGNDTQFGRSPAEQFAPLALPFQRRLLLGIGSASLVAIGANFTGITSFLLGLSPETGRNLKLDVLYPIGGYSRCIQPNEGFEFIYPAIWVADQTLVYRAAERAEQERSLDPLPLNSGKRRKRNVNEPVIAFGPPGSTGELNISVIVSPVSKDFRIEAFGGPKEVGEAVIRTITAPNRRPDVKATLLRSNLRMDSSKNIYYYELEFKVDSPTFQRHNLTVCCAQNGRLYTLNAQAPESAWQEVKEDFYNVANSFSLSS